In Silene latifolia isolate original U9 population chromosome 3, ASM4854445v1, whole genome shotgun sequence, a single window of DNA contains:
- the LOC141648926 gene encoding uncharacterized protein LOC141648926, giving the protein MGVCCWLFIVAAAAYSKRRRRNEEKPGMEMLLTVRMFFGGNFILSNGKTEYVGGSTQLMAGISVNQLTNGFIFKAAYNLIGTDGVPFVWKWVPSEYLAERYLETWRGDPTWKLSAFQKQIYRDLGIEVKYGLCWLARARAKLMIFGDGADQYARVWDYVAAVRKYNPGSTAIVMVDNIERPPPIFQRMYLCFKAVKDGFLAGCRPLVGVDGCHLKGAYPGMCLVAVGKDGNNNIYPIAWAVVEVENGTTWSWFLKLLVEDLGKEDGEGLTFMSDRQKGLVDALKVITPKAEVRYCVRHILANFKLQFTGQLLKDTFWSAARCTTKAEFNKHMEGMKFLSKPAHAYLAAIPPQTWSRHAFSPNCKSNLLLNNICETFNSVLKDARDKPILTHMEWIRRYVMKRHSEKREGLKSWKGTQLPYVENYLKWAENEARFGTVLEGLNYEYEVDYRGEQHAVKLKEKSCTCNHWQLTGLPYIHAISCIIKNRGNSKMYVDEVYSRATYLRAYGQSITPMPCVNQWDRVGLDEPLPPPHRKLSGRPSHKKRKKEAGEGTSKSVKRPKRQRACGNCGVLGHNTKTCKNPTLTTEKNQTQPEHQQQPMVARAKSKSEWSKKVRENIARRKAHKEMTSEMATSIIQESQASVNVLDN; this is encoded by the exons ATGGGTGTTTGTTGTTGGTTGTtcattgttgctgctgctgcttactcgaaaaggagaaggagaaatgAGGAAAAGCCAGG GATGGAGATGCTTCTTACTGTTAGAATGTTCTTTGGGGGTAACTTTATACTCAGTAATGGTAAAACTGAATATGTTGGAGGTAGTACGCAGTTAATGGCTGGTATTTCAGTTAATCAGTTAACAAATGGCTTCATCTTTAAAGCTGCATATAATTTGATTGGTACAGATGGGGTACCATTTGTGTG GAAGTGGGTACCATCTGAGTACTTGGCAGAAAGATATCTTGAAACATGGAGGGGTGACCCAACTTGGAAATTATCTGCTTTTCAAAAGCAAATATATAGAGATTTAGGTATTGAAGTAAAGTATGGATTATGTTGGCTGGCAAGGGCAAGAGCCAAACTGATGATCTTTGGTGATGGGGCTGATCAGTATGCTAGAGTGTGGGACTATGTGGCTGCTGTGAGGAAGTATAATCCAGGATCCACTGCAATTGTTATGGTGGATAACATTGAAAGACCCCCTCCTATCTTTCAGAGGATGTATTTATGTTTTAAGGCTGTGAAAGATGGTTTTTTAGCAGGATGCAGACCATTAGTTGGAGTGGATGGGTGTCATTTAAAAGGAGCATACCCAGGTATGTGCTTGGTAGCAGTTGGTAAGGATGGAAATAACAACATTTATCCCATTGCCTGGGCTGTTGTGGAAGTAGAAAATGGTACTACTTGGTCTTGGTTCTTAAAGTTATTAGTTGAGGATTTGGGGAAGGAAGATGGTGAAGGCCTTACTTTTATGTCAGACAGACAGAAG GGATTGGTGGATGCACTGAAGGTGATTACCCCAAAAGCTGAAGTGAGATATTGTGTAAGGCATATATTGGCCAACTTCAAGTTGCAATTCACAGGTCAACTTTTAAAAGATACATTTTGGAGTGCAGCAAGGTGTACAACAAAGGCTGAATTTAACAAACACATGGAAGGTATGAAGTTTCTCTCAAAACCTGCTCATGCATACTTGGCAGCAATCCCCCCTCAAACCTGGTCTAGACATGCTTTCAGTCCCAATTGTAAGTCCAACTTGTTGTTGAACAACATTTGTGAGACCTTCAATTCAGTTTTAAAAGATGCTAGAGACAAACCAATTTTAACTCATATGGAATGGATACGAAGGTATGTAATGAAAAGACATTCTGAGAAAAGAGAGGGTTTGAAAAGTTGGAAGGGTACCCAATTGCCTTATGTGGAGAACTATTTGAAATGGGCTGAGAATGAGGCAAGGTTTGGAACAGTATTAGAAGGTTTGAATTATGAGTATGAGGTTGATTATAGAGGGGAACAACATGCTGTCAAGTTGAAGGAAAAGAGTTGCACCTGCAACCATTGGCAGTTGACTGGCCTCCCTTACATTCATGCAATATCCTGCATTATCAAGAATAGAGGGAATTCAAAAATGTATGTTGATGAAGTTTATTCTAGAGCCACTTATTTGAGGGCTTATGGACAGTCCATCACCCCTATGCCTTGTGTGAACCAATGGGATAGAGTTGGCCTAGATGAGCCACTGCCACCTCCTCATAGAAAACTTTCTGGAAGACCAAGTCacaagaagaggaagaaagaaGCTGGAGAAGGAACAAGCAAGTCTGTCAAGAGGCCAAAGAGGCAAAGAGCATGTGGTAACTGTGGTGTACTTGGTCATAACACCAAGACTTGCAAAAATCCAACTTTAACCACGGAAAAGAATCAAACTCAACCTGAGCATCAACAACAACCTATGGTTGCAAGAGCCAAAAGCAAATCTGAATGGTCTAAGAAGGTAAGAGAAAATATTGCAAGAAGGAAAGCACACAAGGAAATGACTTCTGAAATGGCTACTTCAATAATCCAAGAAAGTCAAGCTAGTGTTAATGTCCTAGATAATTAG
- the LOC141647528 gene encoding UDP-glycosyltransferase 87A1-like isoform X1, producing the protein MIDYLQLKSIKTRIPIKVDRRLVLPLSIMELNLKETPMTGRHLVAMPYPGRGHINPMLNLCKLLAQTKPDLLITFVVTEEWLGLLSSEPQPPPNIRLSAIPQVIPSEFGRAADFLGFIKAVHTKLQDPFEQLLDRLQQPPTAIIYDSYLSWAVDVGIQRNIPLAAFFTVSASFITVFVHFDLLVQHHHFPLDVSERGHEVVDYIPGLAPTTIADMTTIFHGMGNITYPRVLESMLALKKAQFALFSSIYEFEGPVLDCLKAKLGIPVYHIGPMIPYFNLKPNTMIYKSDYFQWLDSQPKESVLYISQGSFLSLASAQTNEFVEGVKESGVRFLWVMRDASSQFKDGIGETGFLVPWCDQLKVLCHPSIGGFWTHCGWNSTCEGIYAGVPMLTCPIFWDQIPNSKVIVNDMKIGLRVMKNRVNQEKVMSRQQVAELVKEFMDPESDERREMVERAKKSSITFRRAVAKGGSAASDLDSFINSI; encoded by the exons ATGATTGATTACCTGCAGCTGAAAAGCATTAAAACGCGAATCCCTATTAAGGTAGACAGAAGACTAGTTCTTCCTTTATCAATCATGGAGCTCAACCTTAAAGAAACACCAATGACGGGGCGTCACCTAGTGGCAATGCCATACCCAGGAAGAGGCCACATCAACCCAATGCTGAACCTCTGCAAACTCCTTGCCCAAACTAAACCGGACCTGCTCATTACATTTGTAGTCACTGAGGAGTGGCTCGGCCTCCTCAGCTCTGAGCCTCAGCCGCCGCCTAACATCCGCTTATCCGCCATCCCTCAGGTAATTCCGTCCGAGTTTGGTCGAGCTGCTGACTTCCTTGGTTTCATAAAAGCAGTCCACACCAAGCTCCAGGATCCCTTTGAGCAACTCCTAGACCGCCTCCAGCAGCCACCTACTGCTATTATTTATGACTCGTATCTTTCTTGGGCGGTTGACGTGGGTATCCAAAGGAATATTCCGCTGGCTGCGTTTTTTACTGTGTCTGCTTCCTTCATCACTGTATTCGTCCACTTTGATTTGTTGGTTCAGCATCACCACTTTCCTCTTGATGTCTCTG AAAGAGGACATGAAGTGGTTGACTACATTCCGGGACTTGCTCCAACTACTATAGCAGATATGACGACAATCTTTCATGGAATGGGTAACATTACGTACCCAAGAGTCCTGGAATCAATGTTGGCTCTGAAAAAAGCCCAGTTTGCTCTCTTCTCTTCAATTTATGAATTTGAAGGGCCAGTGTTAGATTGTCTAAAAGCTAAATTGGGAATCCCAGTATACCACATTGGCCCAATGATACCATACTTCAACCTCAAACCAAACACAATGATATACAAGAGCGACTACTTCCAATGGTTGGACTCTCAACCTAAAGAATCTGTCTTGTACATCTCACAAGGAAGTTTTCTTTCACTTGCAAGTGCTCAAACAAATGAGTTTGTTGAGGGGGTCAAAGAGAGCGGTGTTCGATTCTTGTGGGTTATGCGGGATGCTAGTTCTCAATTCAAAGATGGTATCGGTGAGACGGGGTTCTTGGTGCCTTGGTGTGATCAATTGAAGGTGTTGTGCCATCCTTCGATAGGCGGATTTTGGACACACTGCGGATGGAACTCTACTTGTGAAGGCATTTATGCAGGTGTACCAATGCTTACATGTCCTATATTCTGGGATCAAATCCCAAATAGTAAGGTAATAGTGAATGATATGAAGATTGGCTTGAGGGTGATGAAAAACAGGGTTAATCAAGAAAAGGTGATGAGTAGGCAACAAGTAGCAGAGCTTGTGAAGGAATTTATGGACCCTGAAAGTGATGAGCGCAGAGAGATGGTTGAACGTGCAAAAAAGTCTAGCATTACTTTTAGAAGGGCAGTCGCGAAAGGAGGTTCAGCTGCTTCTGATCTTGATTCTTTCATCAACTCCATTTAA
- the LOC141647528 gene encoding UDP-glycosyltransferase 87A1-like isoform X2 has protein sequence MELNLKETPMTGRHLVAMPYPGRGHINPMLNLCKLLAQTKPDLLITFVVTEEWLGLLSSEPQPPPNIRLSAIPQVIPSEFGRAADFLGFIKAVHTKLQDPFEQLLDRLQQPPTAIIYDSYLSWAVDVGIQRNIPLAAFFTVSASFITVFVHFDLLVQHHHFPLDVSERGHEVVDYIPGLAPTTIADMTTIFHGMGNITYPRVLESMLALKKAQFALFSSIYEFEGPVLDCLKAKLGIPVYHIGPMIPYFNLKPNTMIYKSDYFQWLDSQPKESVLYISQGSFLSLASAQTNEFVEGVKESGVRFLWVMRDASSQFKDGIGETGFLVPWCDQLKVLCHPSIGGFWTHCGWNSTCEGIYAGVPMLTCPIFWDQIPNSKVIVNDMKIGLRVMKNRVNQEKVMSRQQVAELVKEFMDPESDERREMVERAKKSSITFRRAVAKGGSAASDLDSFINSI, from the exons ATGGAGCTCAACCTTAAAGAAACACCAATGACGGGGCGTCACCTAGTGGCAATGCCATACCCAGGAAGAGGCCACATCAACCCAATGCTGAACCTCTGCAAACTCCTTGCCCAAACTAAACCGGACCTGCTCATTACATTTGTAGTCACTGAGGAGTGGCTCGGCCTCCTCAGCTCTGAGCCTCAGCCGCCGCCTAACATCCGCTTATCCGCCATCCCTCAGGTAATTCCGTCCGAGTTTGGTCGAGCTGCTGACTTCCTTGGTTTCATAAAAGCAGTCCACACCAAGCTCCAGGATCCCTTTGAGCAACTCCTAGACCGCCTCCAGCAGCCACCTACTGCTATTATTTATGACTCGTATCTTTCTTGGGCGGTTGACGTGGGTATCCAAAGGAATATTCCGCTGGCTGCGTTTTTTACTGTGTCTGCTTCCTTCATCACTGTATTCGTCCACTTTGATTTGTTGGTTCAGCATCACCACTTTCCTCTTGATGTCTCTG AAAGAGGACATGAAGTGGTTGACTACATTCCGGGACTTGCTCCAACTACTATAGCAGATATGACGACAATCTTTCATGGAATGGGTAACATTACGTACCCAAGAGTCCTGGAATCAATGTTGGCTCTGAAAAAAGCCCAGTTTGCTCTCTTCTCTTCAATTTATGAATTTGAAGGGCCAGTGTTAGATTGTCTAAAAGCTAAATTGGGAATCCCAGTATACCACATTGGCCCAATGATACCATACTTCAACCTCAAACCAAACACAATGATATACAAGAGCGACTACTTCCAATGGTTGGACTCTCAACCTAAAGAATCTGTCTTGTACATCTCACAAGGAAGTTTTCTTTCACTTGCAAGTGCTCAAACAAATGAGTTTGTTGAGGGGGTCAAAGAGAGCGGTGTTCGATTCTTGTGGGTTATGCGGGATGCTAGTTCTCAATTCAAAGATGGTATCGGTGAGACGGGGTTCTTGGTGCCTTGGTGTGATCAATTGAAGGTGTTGTGCCATCCTTCGATAGGCGGATTTTGGACACACTGCGGATGGAACTCTACTTGTGAAGGCATTTATGCAGGTGTACCAATGCTTACATGTCCTATATTCTGGGATCAAATCCCAAATAGTAAGGTAATAGTGAATGATATGAAGATTGGCTTGAGGGTGATGAAAAACAGGGTTAATCAAGAAAAGGTGATGAGTAGGCAACAAGTAGCAGAGCTTGTGAAGGAATTTATGGACCCTGAAAGTGATGAGCGCAGAGAGATGGTTGAACGTGCAAAAAAGTCTAGCATTACTTTTAGAAGGGCAGTCGCGAAAGGAGGTTCAGCTGCTTCTGATCTTGATTCTTTCATCAACTCCATTTAA